The region CTGGAGAATTGAAATGAGCTCAAAATACCTAGAATCAATTGATATTCGTGGTTTTTTAGGACAACAGAATATTAGCGTGAAATTCGACCAAAGTATAAATTTTATTATTGGATTGAATGCACCGGAAAGACGACCTTAATCAACCTGATCCGAGCCTCTTTAACTTGCGACAGTAGAGCGCTGCGTAACTTAGATTTTGAGGAAATTACAACCCACTTCATAACCGCGCGACTTCACCCCATCCTATTCCGCAGCCTCGCCCATATCGGCGCCTACCACGACACGCTCATCGGCTTCATCAACGTCGCATGAGATAGCGGTACTCAAACCTTCATCCTCAACACCTCAGTTCATCCGCAACGGAACCAACAATGTCCGACACCATTCTACGCTACGTCCCAGCCGACCCGTCTTGGCAACCCTCCCCGGAAAACGCAAACAAAGCAGTCTCCTTATTGGAAACAATCATCCCCGGGGCGGATGAAGTGAAAGCGAGCTTCGAGAATGAGATCAGGTTCTACGATCCCGGCGAAAACTGGTCCGGCGTGGAGTGCAGCGCCTGCGGCGCAGATGCCGAGGAATGGTGGGGAGAGGCCATGGAGGCGGCTTCCGCCGGTGGGTTTAAAGACCTCAACACCGTGGCCCCTTGCTGCGGCGCCACCGTATCATTGAACGACTTGCGGTATATCTGGCCCGCCGCGTTCGGCCGCTTTGCTCTCGAGGCCCACAATCCAGGCATCGGCGATACCACCGAGGAACAGGATCGGAAAATGGCTGAATGCCTTGGAACGCCGCTGCGGAAAATATGGGGGCAGGTTTAGGTGATATCAGGACGCTCACCAGGGCCTATCGTGCCAGCCGACACACCGCCAGCATGAAGGAAGGAGCCGCCACCCATGCCAGACCTCCGCATTGCCCCCTTCCCCTCGCCCGCCGAACTCACCACACTCTGTCCGCCGCCTGGAACACCGCCCCACCGCGCCTGACTTCTCCCGAATCCTGCCCCGCAGCCTCGCCCATGTCGGCGCCTATCACGACGGCAGCCTCGTCGGCTTCGTCAACGTCGCCTGGAATGGCGGCATTCATGCCTTCATTCTCGACCCCCGCGCTCAGCCCTATATGCGCCCACAAGGCATCGCCAAATAGCTGGTCAGGGAAGCGACGAAAATTGCCCGCGAGCGTGGCGCCAAATAGCTGCATGTCGATTTCGAGCCGCACATGCCCTATCTACCGCGCCCGCCGTTTTCGGCCGACAGAGGCGGGCCTCCTCAAGCCGGCACGCACCTCCGCCCACTCACCCACACCCCGTCCTCCCCGTCCCCGCCGCCAGCGCAAAATAAATCCGCTCCACCCGACAGGCTGCACTCCTGGCGCTCGCCTCGAACCCCGCCGCCGGCCATCCGCGTCGAGGGCTGCCGTCGGCTGCGATCAGCCAGTACCAGCGCTCGTCTGACCCGGTCAGATCGATCTTGAAGATCCGCCCCATGCAGACATCGCCATAGAAGCCGATGAAATCGTCGCCGGGCTTTTCCTTCCAGGAGTGACGCCATCTTCCCCTCGGCGTCTCGCCGCTGATGACCATCTCCCAGCTCTTCCAGCCGTTATAGTCCGATTGCGCCGTCAGCGAGCCATCATAGGGTTTCGGCTCGATCTGCAGGCAGCCTTCCAGAAACTCCGCGACCGAGTTGCAAACAGCCTCCCATGCCTCGTCGCTGTGCCACGTCAGCTTGTATGCGACCTCATCGGAGACATTCTTCAAGGCTGCGGCGACGGTGGAGGCAACACCTTCCCTGCCCACCGGTTCGCCCCGCAACGTAATGCGGAGATAGGTGCAGAGAAATTCCGCCGTATCCCGGGCGATCGGCTCGATGACTTGGAGCTTTCGGCGCTTGCCGACCTCATAGCCGCCGAAATCCCGGATGCGACGCTGCGGCTGTTTGCGAAGGGCATTGTTGAGGAACGACCTTAGGAGCGTTCCGATATCGTCTTGCATGCGTTTCCTCTCCTCATGAGGATGTCTCTGCCGCATGGTTTGTGAGTGGCTCCGCCCGAGCCGGTGAAATCAGAGCAATTCCGGCAAAACCGCCGCACGTCCGGAATTGCTCTTTAGATCAGCGTCGGTGCCGGATCGTCTTCGACCTCTTCGATGATCTCCGGCCTGTCGTTCTTCGGAGAGCCGACGTCCCGGCCGATCTTCCACATCGACATCAGTTCGGAGGGGAAAGGTTGCATCAAATCGTTCGGGTCCGGTTCGGCTGAAAGCCATCTCTCGTAATCGGCGCGATGCAGGATGACGGGCATGCGGTCATGGATCTCCGCCATCATCTCGTTCGGCTCGCAGGTGACGACGGCGAAGTTGCGGATAGACACGCCCTTCTCGTCCGTCCACGTCTCCCAGATGCCGGCGAGCGCAAAAGGCGAGCCGTCCTTCATGGCGATGGCATAGGGCTGCTTGTTCTTGCCGGTCCCGTGAATGTCTTTCCATTCGAAGAAGCCATTGATCGGAATGAGGCAGCGACGCGACCGGTAGGCAGAGCGGAACATGCCGTTGCCGCTGATCCCCTCGCATCGAACGTTGACCGGCGGCGGCCGGCCGCCGGGTTTCGCCCAGGAAGGCATCAGACCCCAGCGCGCGGTA is a window of Rhizobium sp. N324 DNA encoding:
- a CDS encoding SOS response-associated peptidase; this encodes MCGRIFVKTSLEELIGNFAFAVKGGDIDGLGNRFPRWNGAPSQDYPIIIRDIVREPDTSGPVFVTARWGLMPSWAKPGGRPPPVNVRCEGISGNGMFRSAYRSRRCLIPINGFFEWKDIHGTGKNKQPYAIAMKDGSPFALAGIWETWTDEKGVSIRNFAVVTCEPNEMMAEIHDRMPVILHRADYERWLSAEPDPNDLMQPFPSELMSMWKIGRDVGSPKNDRPEIIEEVEDDPAPTLI